Within the Pengzhenrongella sicca genome, the region TGGTCCGCGGGGACACGGCGGTCGTCGTCAGCGAGCACCGGCCCGTGCCGCTGGGACAGCTCGTGCTCGCGCGCGGGCAGCTGTTCGACCTGTACGCGGGCCACGTCGACCCGACCGCGCCCGGCGTCAACCCGCCGATCAACCCCGAGCTCGCCGACGCGCTGCGCCGCCGCGAGGCCGGGTCGGGTGGCCCGGGCGGCCGCAACGCACACGGCGGCCGCGGCCCGACCGGACGCGGCGACCGCGGCTTCCGGGGCCGGGGCGGCGCACCCGGCGGCTCGCCGCGACCGAGTTTCCGGCCGACGCCGCGGCCCGCCGTCGTCGACCTGCTCGCCGGCGCCGGGCTGCTCCCGGCTATCGTGTTCATCTTCTCCCGGGCGGGCTGCCAGGGCGCCGTCGGCCAGTGCCTCGCGGCTGGGCTCCGGCTCACCACGCCCGCGCAGGAGGCGCAGATCCGCGAGCTGGTCGAGGAGCGCTGCGCGACCATCCCGCCCGAGGACCTCGACGTGCTCGGCTTCTGGGACTGGAGCGACGCGCTGGCGCGGGGGATCGCGGCGCATCACGCCGGCATGCTCCCGGTGTTCAAGGAGACCGTCGAGGACCTGTTCTCGCGCGGGCTGGTCAAGGTCGTGTTCGCGACCGAGACCCTCGCGCTCGGGATCAACATGCCGGCCCGCTCCGTCGTGCTCGAGAAGCTCATCAAGTGGGACGGCTCCGCGCACGTCGACATGACCCCGGGGGAGTACACCCAGCTCACGGGGCGCGCCGGCCGGCGCGGCATCGACCCCGAGGGCCACGCCGTGGTCATCGACAACCCGGGCCTCGACCCGGTCGAGCTCGCCGGGCTCGCGTCCAAGCGCCTGTACCCGCTGCGTTCTAGCTTCCGCCCGACCTACAACATGGCCGTCAACCTCGTCGCCCAGGTCGGGCGCGAGCGCGCCCGCGAGGTGCTCGAGACGTCGTTCGCGCAGTTCCAGGCGGACCGCGGCGTCGTCGGCCTCGCGAAGCAGGCCAAGGCCCACACCGAGGCCCTCGAGGGGTACGCCGAGGCGATGCGGTGCCACCTCGGGGACTTTGCGGAGTACGCGGCGCTGCGCCGGGCGATCACCGAACGCGAGCAGGGGCTCACGCGCGACGCCGCCCGCGAGCGGCGCGAGGCCGCGGCCCGGTCGCTCGAGGGCCTGCAGGTCGGTGACGTCCTGGAGATCGCGACCGGGCGCCGCGCCGGCCACGCCGTGGTCCTGGACCCGGGCTCCGACGGCGGGTTCGAGGGGCCCCGCCCGACGCTCCTGCTCGAGGACCGCCAGGTGCGGCGCGTTTCGATCGCCGAGGTGCCCGACGGCGTCCGCACCATCGGCTCGATGCGCGTGCCCCGCGGCTTCAACGGTCGCAACCCCGCCGCGCGCCGCGAGCTCGCCGCCGACCTGCGCGAGTGGCTGCCCGAGCCCGCCGCGAAGCGCGGCGGACGACGGCGCGGCCCCGCCGGCGGCCCCAAGGCCGCGACCGACGACGCCGCCCTCGCCGGGCTGCGCCGGCAGGTGCGCGCGCACCCGTGCCACGCGTGCCCCGACCGCGAGGAGCACGCACGCTGGGCCGAGCGCTGGGACCGGCTGCGCCGCGAGCACGCCGCGTTGGTCACCCGGATCGAGGGGCGCACGAGCTCGATCGCCCGCGTCTTCGACCGCATCTGCGACGTCCTCGAGCGGCTCGGCTACCTCGCCACGCGCCACGACGACGACGGCACGCGCGGGCGCGTGACCGTCACGGCGGACGGGCAGTGGTTGCGCCGCCTGTACGCCGAGAACGACCTGCTGGTGGCCGAATGCCTGCGCCGCGGCAGCTGGGAGCAGCTGGACCCCGCGGCGCTGGCGGCCGCGGTCTCGACGGTGGTGTACTCCGCGCGCCGCGACGACCACGAGGGCGAGCCCCGGATCCCGGGCGGGCCGGGCAGCAAGCTCGCGCGGGCCCTCGCGGAGATGGCCGAGATCGGCTCCGAGCTGGACGCGCTCGAGGCGGCGCACCAGATCGAGTCCACGGGCCCGCTCGACCTCGGCATCGTCGCGGCGGTGCACCGGTGGGCGGCGGGGCGCAGCCTCGAGGCCGTCCTGGGCAGCAGCGACCTCGCGGCCGGCGACTTCGTCCGCTGGTGCAAGCAGATCATCGACCTGCTCGACCAGATCGCGCAGGCCGCGCCGAGCGCCCACGTGCGCGACTCGGCGCGCCGCGGCGTCGTCGCCCTGCGCCGGGGAGTGGTCGCCTACTCCTCGCTTTGAGCGCCGGCCCGCCGTCCGCCGCGCGCGGGGCCTATCGTGTCCGCCTGTGAGCTCCACCCTGTACCGCCACGGCGTGATCCACTCCCCGACCGACCCGTTCGCCGAGGCGGTGCTGGTGAGCGACGGCGTCGTCGCCTGGCTCGGCGCTGACGACACCGCCGCGGGCCTGGCGGCTGCCGCCGACGACGTCGTCGACCTCGACGGCGCGCTCGTCGCGCCCGCGTTCGTCGACGCGCACGCCCACCTGCTCGAGACCGGCTTCGCGCTCGACGGGCTCGACCTGTCGGTCGCCGCCGGGGTGCGCTCGCTCGCCGACGCCCTCGCTGCGCTCGCCCGGGCCGCCGACGACGCCCGCCGCGCCGGCGCGGACGGCCCCCTCCTCGGGCACGGCTGGGACGAGAACGACTGGCCCGAGGGCCGGGCACCCACGCGCGCCGAGCTCGATGCGGCGGCCGGCGGCGCCCCGGTCTACCTGGCGCGCGTCGACGTGCACTCCGCCGTCGTGTCGTCGTCCTTTGCCGCCGTCGCGGGCCTCGCCGGCCTGCCCGGGTGGGACGACGGCACCGTCCGGTTCGAGGCCCACCACGCCGCACGCGAGGCGGCCCGCGAGGTCGACCCCGCGCGCCGCGAGGACCTCTACCGCCGCGCGCTCGGCGCGGCCGCCGCCCAGGGGATCGCGTCGGTGCACGAGCACGGCGCCCCCTACATCGACACCCGGGTGGGCCTGGCCGCGCTGCTCAGCCTGACCGCGCAGGCGAGCGGCGGTCTCCCGCACCTGGTCGGGTACCGCGGCGAGCTCTGCGAGACGACGGACGACGCGCGGGCGATCCTGGCCGCGATCCCGGGCCTCACCGGCATCGGGGGAGACCTCAACGTCGACGGCTCGCTCGGCTCCCACACCGCGGCCCTGCGCACGCCCTACCGGGACCGGCCGACGGGACCGACGGGCGCGGCGGGGTCCGGGTCGCTGTACCTGAGCGCGGAGCAGATCTGCAACCACCTCGCGGCGGTGACCCGCGCCGGGGTGCAGGCCGGCTTCCACATCATCGGTGACCGCGCGATGGACGAGTTCCTCATCGGCCTGCGCGCGGCGAGCGACGTCGAGGGGCTCGCCGCGATCCGCCGCGCCGGCCACCGCGTCGAGCATGCCGAGCTGGTGGACGCCCCCACGCTCGCGGCGCTCGTCCTGCTCGGGATCCGGCTCAGCGTGCAACCCGCGTTCGACGCCGCGTGGGGCGGGCCCGACGGGATGTACGCCGCGCGCCTCGGCGCGAGCCGCGCGGCCGCACTCAACCCGCTCGCCGACCTCGTCGCGGCGGGCGTGCCGATGGCGTTCGGCTCCGACTCGCCCGTCACGCCCTTCGACCCCTGGGCGGCCGTGAGCGCCGCCGTGACCCACCACGAGCCCGACCAGCGCATCTCGGCCCGCGCGGCGTTCCGCGCGCACACGCGCGGCGGCTGGCGGCTCGCCGGCCTCGACCACACGGGCGCCGGCGAGATCCGGGTCGGCGCCCCGGCGCACCTCGCGCTCTGGCGCGCCGAGCACCTCGTCGTCCAGGCGGCCGACGGGCGGGTCTCGTCGTGGAGCACCGACGCCCGCGCAGGCAGCCCGCTGCTGCCCGAGGTGGGCCCCGACGCGGCCCCGCCGGTCTGCCTGCGCACGGTGCGCGCCGGCGTCGTCATCCACGACGCGTTGGGCTGACGCGCCCTGCGGGCGACGCGCCGGCGGCCGCCGCGGGCGACACGCGGCGACACACCCTTGCGACACGCCGCGAACGACATGCCGATCGTGCGCGGGCCCGCCCGGCTGACCTGGACGGACGTCACTGAACTGGGGGAACGTCGCCTTGACACCCCTGCTGTACCCGGTAGGTTCACCTTCTGTTCCGCCTTTACCGGCGCACAACACGTCCCGTCTCCCAGGCTTCGCCCGGGAACGAGGCGGGCACCGGCTGGACCCGCGTGTTCAACAGAGAACGGGCACGACCCCTTGCAGGGACGGCGCCTGGTACGAAGGACACGCGGGTCGGTCGGGCGGTGCGACGGTGGCTCGGGACCGCCTCCGACAGCGTCGTCGCAGGCCCCCGTTCGCTACCCACCTACCTCACCCGCCCCGGTCCGGGCGTCGGGGCTCTGACCGCCCCGTGCCTGTCGTACCCTTCTCGCGTGCCCCAGCCCGAGCCGAACCGTTGGTGGGCCCTCGGGCTCGCCGCCGCCGGCGGGCTGCTGACCAACGCCGCCTTCCCCGACCAGGGCTGGTGGGGCGCCGGCTTCGTCGGCATGGCCCTGCTGTTCCTCGCGCTGCGACGCGACAGCGCCCGCTGGAACGCCCTCGTCGGCTTCGTGTGGGGGCTCGCCTTCTTTGCCCCGCACATCGAGTGGGCCGACTACGTGGTCGGCCGGGTGCCGTGGGCGGCGCTCACGGTGTTCGAGGCCCTGTACATCGCGCTCTTCGGCGTGGCCTGGACCTGGGCGCGGCGCGGGCAGGCGATCTGGCGCGGCCCGTGGTTGCAGGCGTCGGCGTTCGTGCTGCTGTGGGTCGCGATCGAGGAGCTGCGCTCGACGGCTCCGTTCGGGGGATTCCCGTGGGGCCGCCTCGCGTTCTCCCAGGCCGACTCGCCGCTCGCCCGACTCGCGTGGCTCGGCGGCGCGCCGCTCGTGTCGGCCGCGGTCGCGGCGATCGGGGTGCTCGGCGCGATCTGCCTCCTCGCCGCGCGCCGCCTGCGGATCAGCCGGACGTTCGCGACCGGCGCCGTCGCCGGCGCTGTGCTCCTCGCGGGCCTCGTGATCCCCCTGGACACCCAGGCGCAGGCCGGCGAGCTCCGGGTCGGCGCCATCCAGGGGAACGTCCCCACCCCCGGCCTGGACGCGTTCGCGCAGCAGCGTGAGGTGCTGCACAACCACGCCCTCGGCACGCGCGCGCTCCTCGAGCAGGTCGAACCCGGCGAGCTCGACCTCGTCGTGTGGCCGGAGAACGGCACGGACGTCGACCCGCAGGTCGACGCCGCCGCCGCGGCCGAGATCGACGGCGTCGCGCGCGCCGTCGACGCCCCGATGCTGGTCGGCACGATCGAGTACCCCGAGACCGGCGGCCGGTACAACACCGCGGTCCTGTGGGTCCCGGGGGAGGGGGTCGTGGCCCGGTACGCCAAGCAGCACCCCGCCCCGTTCGCGGAGTACATACCGCTGCGCAACCTCGTGCGGCCGTTCTCCTCGGCCGTCGACCTCGTGCGCAACGACATGATCGCGGGCACGGAGGTCGGCGTCGTGCCGCTCGCCTCCGAGCGGCTCGACCGG harbors:
- a CDS encoding DEAD/DEAH box helicase, giving the protein MAGDARVPSFERFSLARAVPPSADGAALAAFRELIGFELDDFQVAGCAALEAGRGVLVAAPTGAGKTVVGEFAIQLALAGGRKAFYTTPIKALSNQKFGDLVRRYGPESVGLLTGDTSVNGDAPVVVMTTEVLRNMLYAGSSALDGLGYVVMDEVHYLADRMRGPVWEEVIIHLAPDVQLVSLSATVSNAEEFGDWLEMVRGDTAVVVSEHRPVPLGQLVLARGQLFDLYAGHVDPTAPGVNPPINPELADALRRREAGSGGPGGRNAHGGRGPTGRGDRGFRGRGGAPGGSPRPSFRPTPRPAVVDLLAGAGLLPAIVFIFSRAGCQGAVGQCLAAGLRLTTPAQEAQIRELVEERCATIPPEDLDVLGFWDWSDALARGIAAHHAGMLPVFKETVEDLFSRGLVKVVFATETLALGINMPARSVVLEKLIKWDGSAHVDMTPGEYTQLTGRAGRRGIDPEGHAVVIDNPGLDPVELAGLASKRLYPLRSSFRPTYNMAVNLVAQVGRERAREVLETSFAQFQADRGVVGLAKQAKAHTEALEGYAEAMRCHLGDFAEYAALRRAITEREQGLTRDAARERREAAARSLEGLQVGDVLEIATGRRAGHAVVLDPGSDGGFEGPRPTLLLEDRQVRRVSIAEVPDGVRTIGSMRVPRGFNGRNPAARRELAADLREWLPEPAAKRGGRRRGPAGGPKAATDDAALAGLRRQVRAHPCHACPDREEHARWAERWDRLRREHAALVTRIEGRTSSIARVFDRICDVLERLGYLATRHDDDGTRGRVTVTADGQWLRRLYAENDLLVAECLRRGSWEQLDPAALAAAVSTVVYSARRDDHEGEPRIPGGPGSKLARALAEMAEIGSELDALEAAHQIESTGPLDLGIVAAVHRWAAGRSLEAVLGSSDLAAGDFVRWCKQIIDLLDQIAQAAPSAHVRDSARRGVVALRRGVVAYSSL
- a CDS encoding amidohydrolase, encoding MSSTLYRHGVIHSPTDPFAEAVLVSDGVVAWLGADDTAAGLAAAADDVVDLDGALVAPAFVDAHAHLLETGFALDGLDLSVAAGVRSLADALAALARAADDARRAGADGPLLGHGWDENDWPEGRAPTRAELDAAAGGAPVYLARVDVHSAVVSSSFAAVAGLAGLPGWDDGTVRFEAHHAAREAAREVDPARREDLYRRALGAAAAQGIASVHEHGAPYIDTRVGLAALLSLTAQASGGLPHLVGYRGELCETTDDARAILAAIPGLTGIGGDLNVDGSLGSHTAALRTPYRDRPTGPTGAAGSGSLYLSAEQICNHLAAVTRAGVQAGFHIIGDRAMDEFLIGLRAASDVEGLAAIRRAGHRVEHAELVDAPTLAALVLLGIRLSVQPAFDAAWGGPDGMYAARLGASRAAALNPLADLVAAGVPMAFGSDSPVTPFDPWAAVSAAVTHHEPDQRISARAAFRAHTRGGWRLAGLDHTGAGEIRVGAPAHLALWRAEHLVVQAADGRVSSWSTDARAGSPLLPEVGPDAAPPVCLRTVRAGVVIHDALG
- the lnt gene encoding apolipoprotein N-acyltransferase; its protein translation is MPQPEPNRWWALGLAAAGGLLTNAAFPDQGWWGAGFVGMALLFLALRRDSARWNALVGFVWGLAFFAPHIEWADYVVGRVPWAALTVFEALYIALFGVAWTWARRGQAIWRGPWLQASAFVLLWVAIEELRSTAPFGGFPWGRLAFSQADSPLARLAWLGGAPLVSAAVAAIGVLGAICLLAARRLRISRTFATGAVAGAVLLAGLVIPLDTQAQAGELRVGAIQGNVPTPGLDAFAQQREVLHNHALGTRALLEQVEPGELDLVVWPENGTDVDPQVDAAAAAEIDGVARAVDAPMLVGTIEYPETGGRYNTAVLWVPGEGVVARYAKQHPAPFAEYIPLRNLVRPFSSAVDLVRNDMIAGTEVGVVPLASERLDRTVPLGDVICFEVAYDPLVRNAVRAGAEVLLVQTNNASFGFTAESTQQLAMSRLRAIEHGRATVQISTVGVSAVIAPNGAVSQRTELFTAAQLVAQLPLRTSQTPATAIGDWLAWGVDALALLILTAGCVGAARLRRPDRAAGLS